DNA from Solanum stenotomum isolate F172 chromosome 3, ASM1918654v1, whole genome shotgun sequence:
gaggacaagaaaatgTTTAAGTTGATggtgttgatgagtggtagatttacattgatttgaggtctatgtagctcaataattagtgtcttcaatgcctaattttgtcctattttgatgatatcttgataATTTGCATCTATGAAGGCTAATGGACAAGCAAGGATGAATGTTTAAAAATGgccaaaaatgcaaaaagaagtgCAAACTATACATTGATGTTCGCCAAAACAAGAAAGGCGGATCGCTAGTGAGCATAACCTCGCCTAAATTGACAATGCACAAAACTTGACTCTATTGAGACAGGTTGGTGAACTCCAAATGAAAAGGCGACTCGCCGAATAAGAAAGGTGACCTTGCTGATCATCGCCAAAAATGACAGTGCAAGGAGAAAAATTGAAGGCTAGAAAGGCAAATCAAGGTGGTACTCGCGATACACCGAACGTGAAAGGCAAACTCAAACGAGCTCAGTGACTGAGGTTCAACCACCTGAAACCTAGAGAATGAAAAGGCGAGCTAAAGCTCGATTGACAATTCGCCAAAGGAACTCGTCGAGCCTGACTAATGTCGCTGAGTGAGACGCACATTGAgtttttgggccaaattttgggAATTTATAAATAGCTcaatgaagagaaaaaaaatgggagTTTTCATAGTAGAATAGAGATATTGAGAACTCTGAACATTTTGAGAGAGAAAAAACATTTTACCTTTGTAAAGAACACTTTCCAGCTTTTGGGGTTCTTcaactttgttcttgaatttgacaaACTGAAGTTGAATTCAAAGTGagtttctttttaatatattaatttcaaGCTACCCATGGTTGTTTTCATGGAaggtatattttcttttctttttgtgatgGGTTGCTAAAACCCCAAGATCTATGGGTGCAATTATGGgattgggtgttgatttaatgtagtgggtattgtgttatgctttgttttgttgttgttcatgcaTGAATTTGGGATAATTAGCATGGGATTAAtttatgggttaaggttgcaaacttaatttcTACTTCCGATCTCCGGTCGATGCtcaaaagagattgattggagtgggtaattagttcaATACTAGCAATATAGGTTTGATATTTGTAACTTGTTTGAAATAGAGGTTATGGGTCAGATCTAGTAGCCCTATTTCTGTATCGAATGAGAAAATAAagtaaggtattgggttgtttagaTTGACATTTGAGATTGAAAGATGATTAGTGTCATTGAAGATGACCTAGCCTATTCATGAATGTCCATCACTATATAGCAGCACAATTAGCCTCATATGACATTAATTTTCAATCTTTGCACCCTAGATTGCTTGTTAACTCTTGAATTTCCCAAAATCTTAGTTTAATTGTGACAATTGATAACCAaatcttttattaaattgaTGGAATCGTCCACACATTTGCTTTTACTATTACAAATAAATGAGTTTACAATCCAAATTGTTGATAGGAATTCTCTACGATATACCATTttttgtgggattcgaccctgaCTCTTAGTTGGTTATGTTTATTGACTACGACCGTTATcccttttaattgattttaaggAGGACATTTGAGCATTATCACGGCAGCCATGGGGTCTGTTTGGATGTTCTTTGGGTGGTGGTGATGGTTGTCACCGAAAAACACAAGGGGTTTCTGGTGGTAGCTGTTGAGGGCCAAAAATTGGAGGAGAAAAATATTAGGGTTTTATCCTTCTAGAAATTATTTTCTCTCCAAAACCTAAAAATTATCCACCACCCCTTTTTGTGATTAAAATAAGACTtgtatagaaaataaattacatttaTATAATACAATGGGCTCAAACCGTGGACTAAAGATCGTGGCCCAAAGTAATtggttaataaaatatttgtgtatgAATATATACTTAGATTGTGTCAAAAATactaaaatgaatattaacaaaatataatcaatgccatgtaaaaaaaatgcaatctaagaaagaattatgatttaataAAATAGAGATAATATTATCAACATATTCAACTGACTGTGACAAATAATAATGtaatcaaaataaactaataaaaatcttaatattttgaaaaataagaataactATTGATAAAtctatttaaaattacaaaaaaaacatattttgaactatttaatgaataaaacttaaaaatataaattttgaaaatgttaggccaaaattgggtgtcaacaatgaCTTCAGGCCCAACAGTTTAATAAACAACCAAAACATCACAACTCAAGGATCCCTATCATCAATCAAACCAACCAAATCAATCAAACACAACACAATCCTAAGTTTCACGCCACCTAGAAGCAATATCTAAGGATACTACTCACGTAAGGATCACCTAAACTAAGGCTACTCCGACTAAAACATAAGCTAAACAACCCAACCTATGGCCATAACTATCCAAAGATAAACAGAGCTCAACTCAACCTAGAGATTCCACCTAAATCATGCAATACTacccaaaatataattaatctaACTAAGCCAAGTCTGAGAAAAAGAAGTTAACATACCTCAAGACCGAAAACTGCAAGTCACCGGATGAATTGCAGAGTAAATAGATCAGATCCGGATGCGGCTGTTGCTCCGCGCCTTTTTCAATTTCCTATTTAACGCTTTGAATTCTTCTGTTGTTCCTGCCTAGCGTTGAGGCCATAGGGCTCTGGCTGCTTTCTTTCCTGGGAAACCAGATCTACGGTCACACTTCAATGAGTGAGCCTCATCTTGGTTGGTTCCACCACTGAGGAATGAAGTGCAATATAGATGGAGCATCAGACTAAGGGAAGAAGGTATCAGATCGCTTTTGAGAGCCCTTTTGTGAAACCAGTTCCTTTACTCTAGACAAACTCCTTAACTTAATGCTTGAAGAAGAGAATCTTTCctctattattatattaatgaaTCCCCTTACTCAAACATAAGAAAGGAGGCTTATCACTTTCTTGAAGACAAGCTTCAGCCTGTTGGCGATCCACGCCATGCCTACTGGAGATAGGCTCATATCTATGCTAACTATCTTTGTttggttttatttattatgtttgcATGTATGGCAAAAACCCTAGTTGAATCGTTTGCGTTGCGCGTTCCCACTGGACTGGACACATGTTAGCTGTAGGAAGATGGATCCGAAAGTGACTTCGGTTCGCCAGTTCAGGCTCAACTCCTCGTTTTACGTTAGCGGACCTATAGGTCGGGCTGGGGCAAAGGAAATCCTACGGGTTGGATTGCTCGTGTGTCCAGGGGACAAATCCTATTTGAAATGGATGGTGTGAGTTTGTCAAATGCTCGACAAGCCGCTACATTAGCGGCGCATAAACTATGTTCGTCAAGGGCTTGCTTCTCATGAGATTGCACACGAACTATAACTCGGGCATTTTTCCCTTCTTGAGAGCCTCGGATCTTTGCCAAGCTATCAAGAACACAAAGAGCAAGTTCATACGGACCCAACGATACCCATTCATTAACCCGTATTTCGGACCAGAATTAGGTGCAAAATTGACCCACAAATCAAAGCAACAGAATTATGAAAATGAAACCGCCATAATGTCCTCCCTAGGATGAGAAGTCATGCCCGAAAGATGGGCGAAACAGTACTCAATACGGACCTCAAATGGCCAAATAATCAAACTTTAAAGCTTAGAAACTAAGGAACTTGTGGTCGGAAATAAATTCAATTGATAAATTAAGGACGTAAAATCATAGAGGAGAGGGAAAGGAAGACAATCACCTTGAAATGGTTGAAAATGGTCAAGAAATGCTCCAAAACTCCCAAGGTCGAGCTCCAACTCAAATGGGTTTCTTTTTCGAAATAAAGGAAGAGAATGGGATTTTAATCCCAACGATATTCGCAAAAGCGCCATATGTTCACAAAAGTGGACATCGCTTAAGCAGGCATCCCTTGAGCCAGAGGCTTCACAAAAGTGAACCACGCCTAAGAGGCGCCCTTTGCTTAAGCGGCCACTTGGTTGCTTAAGCGGCCACTTGGTCGCTTAAGCGACCTTCGTAAAAGCCAAGGGTTGGTCGCTTAAGTGACCACCACCCCACAGACTCCCTTCGCTTAAGTGGCTCCTTGGTCGCTTAACTCAACATCGCTTATGTGATAAAGGGTTCGCAAAAGCCGACGCACTAGACACCATATTTTCAGAAAAAAGGCCAAGTGTCCAAAAATACTAAATAAGCAGTCTGAATTCAATCGGAGTCCAAACGACTCAAACAAAAAGTGTAAACCACTTGGAAAAGACATTCCACACTCAACAGTATCGATAAAACAGCCATCTGAGGTTGGTTTttcaaaatgttgaccaaagtcaacactttaacaaagaaacaacaaaatgtCAAAAGCTAAAAACTCACCCAAAAACCCTTCGGACCCAAACCAAAGGTCGGTCTAGACCGAACTCGGCATTTCGGAGCTAACCGCACTGAAAGAATTCGATTATGAGTGCGTTTACCAAGAAATTTGTCCAAGTCAAACTTTTGGCTAAACTCCAAAACTAAAACACATAACCGCACCAACTCCAAACGGAAGCCTCAAAACCCAAACCGATCATCACActagaccaaaatgacccttcTGGAGCTGATGGAACTGATAGAATTCTGATCCGATGTCAGAATCTCTAGATGTTGACTAAAGTCGACTCTTTTAAGCATTTAAGctttcaaaactcaaactcGCACCAAACTCAACCGAACACCTCAGGGAGCGTGCCACCCAACCCAGCATCACACAAGCTATAAGGAAGCTACGGGAAGATTCAAAACAGAAAAAGCACgtataaaattaagaaataaccCTGAGGGTCATTACAACTAAGATTTTTAATTTCCCAAAGTAAATCTCTAATTATGATTTAGTTAATAAATACATTATACATTtgctttaaaaaattattatagtcCCATAGTTTTAGCAATATATTATGTTGTCCATAAGTATAGAAAAATTAGTtctctttctaaaaaaaaaattggaggagagtatttctcttattttatttcaccgcttttcttcctattttctctaaaaaagcagtaaaaatattaatttcaaagaaaataaaagaaacatcaTGCGTAACTATGTTTCCTATATTTATGGACAAGATAATATATTGCTAAGATGGTGGGAttacaataaaattttaaaacatatatataatgtattttttattcaaatcatGATTAGACATTTACTTTGGACAAATTAAATCTTAGctatttaatttaatcaaaGGCATATGTCACTAATTTGGGAAAAATGGAGAGGAGGTGGATTCATAATTGTGGgaccaaaaatattattaaaacttTCGATGTGGTAtgaagtaattttttaaataagacGAAGGAATTGAAAAGGGGAAGGACGTGCAAAGTTAAGGGAGACACGTAGAACGTACAAGTCATGTGTTAGTTTAATGGGTTAAAAGAATCCATGCGTTGAATAGTACATATCTCTTTCTCCCTTGTTCCagatttatattttgattaagtACGTTTTTGAGGTAATTAAGAGTAGTATATTTTTATAGTTGAAGAACAATATGATTTGCTGTGGAGGCGCAGAAGAAGACAGTTATATCAACGGTCCACCGGTTAATCAAAATACAGCACCTCCGAGAGCCGGCAATCCTTATGGTGGTGGAAAGGGTGGTGGTATGTATGCTCCTATTTGGTTTTTTTCCATCAAATTTCATGGTACTTCCAACTCTTTTTTTCCTCCCAAACTGACCTATTACCTAAAACAACCTATATTACAACTCTACTTCTTTGTTCTAAcgaatttaaatatatatatacatattcatAAAAAGATAATTGTATTctgtctagtatatatatatattaaaaaatgtgTCGAAGTCAATATAAGGATGATCCAGTAGTGTGAGTGTCTATTTGAAAAAGATGTAGTAGCAGCAAGAATGATGAATTCTCTATTTCTCGCTTGTATGTAAAAAGGAACGTACAACACAGACCCCAAAAAAAGACAACACAGCTACTGCCAAAGATAGCAGGTTACGTTGACACTAATTTGATTGTTAAAAATGGAAACATCTTGCCTCTAACATATATAGTTAACCTCTTGGCTGTGcttaatttattttcctattgattgaattgttgatctAAATTAACTAGCTAGGTACTTTGTTGGATGGGACATGATAAAGTCTTACTTGAAATTTTTGGGTTGGTAAAAATGCAGGTAGTGAAAGAGGAGAGCCAAGGAGTGCTGCTAAGAGTGGAGCTCCTCAGAAAGTTTTACCTATTGAGGTACCAGAAATGTCCTTGGTTGAGCTAAACAGACTTACTGGCAACTTTGGAAAGAAAACTCTCATTGGAGAGGGATCTTATGGCCGTGTTTTTTGTGCTAAATTAAGCAACGGCCAACAAGCAGCAATAAAGAAATTGGATACTACTTCTTCACCAGAACCAGATTCTGACTTCACCGCGCAGGTGAATGAATGTCTCATATTTTCCTGTTAACTAATGTAGACCACTCTCTCATCATAATATTTCTTATGCAGTTATCAATGGTTTCAAGACTTAAGCACGAGCATTTTGTAACACTGTTAGGATGTTGCCTCGCAGCAAACAATCGGATCTTGGTTTATGAGTTTGCAACTATGGGCTCGCTGCATGATGTATTACATGGTACATAATTgaatcatgaataaacattaattTCCAATGTTAACATGTTACAAAAGCATTGTGTTCTTGGATGTTCTGTTGTAGGCAGAAAAGGAGTACAAGGTGCTGAGCCTGGTCCAGTTCTTACCTGGAATCAGAGAGTTAAAATTGCTTATGGTGCAGCTAGAGGACTTGAATATCTACACGAAAAAGTTCAACCGCCAATTAAGCATCGGGATGTAAGATCCAGCAATGTACTACTCTTTGATGATTTTACTGCAAAGATTGCTGATTTCAACTTGACAAACCAGTGTTCGGACACAGCAGCTCGTCTGCATTCAACTCGAGTACTGGGGACATTTGGCTACCATGCTCCAGAGTAAGCCTAGCCTTGTTATTGACAGTTAATGAATAATTAACTAGTGTCATAAAATGATATAGTGGTGCGCGCAGGTATGCTATGACAGGACAGATAACAcagaaaagtgatgtttataGTTTTGGAGTTGTTCTGTTAGAACTCTTGACAGGAAGGAAACCAGTAGATCATACAATGCCAAAAGGGCAACAGAGTCTTGTCACATGGGTAGGTGTTTTAAATAAACTATATAGTATAATGAATGTCTATTTATACCTCTAAATAACGTAGCAAAAAATTCACTTTTGCAGGCGACTCCACGACTAAGTGAAGATAAAGTAAAGCAGTGTGTAGATCCTAAGCTAAATAATGAGTACCCTCCAAAAGCAATTGCTAAGGTTGTATATTCTTGTCAAACACTTGCACCCCCTATTTTTTGACATCATCTAAGTTCTAACCCTTAATTATTCTCAGATGGCAGCTGTTGCAGCACTTTGTGTTCAATACGAGGCAGATTTCCGCCCAAACATGACAATTGTCGTCAAGGCACTGCAACCACTACTCAATGCAAAACCAGCAGGAGCAGAGCCGCATGCATAGATAGAACACTATATTCTTCATTGAAACAAAGCAGAACCAACAACTATTTCAGCTATTGTGttagttgttttgttttttcttttgatcCACTCTGTTTCAAGATTTTGCCTTTAAACAAGAATATTCTTAATTAACTAGGCTCATTGCCACATGAGCTATATACATAccagcttcttcttctttttgtttttgcccctttgattcaaaataattgaacaaGGACACTTGTCAAGCAAATTTCATCAGCATGGCCactaaagtttaaattttatatttttggtaatAACTACAGTTAAACTAAGTAAGCTTTGGTCACCAACATGAGtagttgtggtgcactggtgaagtgtttcacccttaaccagaggtttCGGATTCAAGttctgggtatggagaaaatcttgttgggagtgTGTCACCCTGAATGGGCCCCTGCAGTGCACgaccaaaaaaaaagtaagctTTGGTCatagattcaaaaaaaaaaatcagtttatttaaaatttatatagttaAAGTTGAAATTGGAATTGTGTTTGTTTATACTCTTTTCCAAGAATACTTGAAACAATGTTCATGCTTTAATATTCTTAAATACAACTTTAAAGGTGAAAAGTgagttgaaaaataatttattcaagaATTTAACACAAACGTTTCTTTTTTAGCCGAGTGAAGTACACATTCACGTATGACGTAACACTAACTTTTATAATTCTTTTGcgttaaattacattttttaagcAAGATTAAtttgaactcaagaactcattTGTAGATACATTGTATAATTGTGATCCTAAAACTTAACATTCAAAAAACTTCCAAAGGCCCTTGCACCAATTAAGCTGTGGATGTCATATCTTACTAAAAGTAGGAAGCTCCAAAGATGAAAaattggattaccattttacccctagactaaattaaacatctaattaattaaataatattattttaattattttttgaattgtaagttatttattaGAAAGGAAATGTGGAAGAACAAGAGCCAATTAggatttttagaattttaaataagtaCGCGAATCAAggttttcccttttaattttaaattaaagaatatgaagagttgtaactaaatcaatatataccACTACCAAATACAAATTTGTCATCTTGAATTCTTCGACTAGCATTTCTAcgtatttaattaataaaacacTAAATAGTAATCATATCATAATATAGTaaatactaaaagtgggaaggtGTTACGTCAAAATTTGCtcattgttataaaataatatattgtggatgtccactacatcaaaaagttactccattactttcctccattatgaagatagacataacctccacctttataaccattattcttgtaacctttcacttccataacctccccCGTTATATtgatgttaatgtcatgtttatgactaaccttttgtatgcctctatgttacactataaatagaagcataagggttcatattgtatacacttgaaaatttggtgaacacttgaaacaaagaaagttatctcatattgttcctcttgtgttatattcttcttgtcttcatctttatattgttcttttgttcttaagttttacaaAACGTTATCAACACGAATGTTCTACCATTGCAGGATTGAagcaaagtaaataaaataaggtaaataattgtgtatatttttcTCTCGGAAACAAGGTAAATTATTGTagaatctattttatattttacttgtgaACAAGGTGaatgattaatattattgttactGTGCATTTCTTTTTCCACCTATGACTATATATACTTTATTTTGTAtgtgaaacttattttatattttatttatgattatgctcaCTGTTTTGGTTATTGCATaagcttttaatttattttgttttgtttgtgaaaTATTTTGGGTTCACATGGAAATTGAAAAAGGAGTGGTGTTAGTGAGCAGTTTTATTTTAGTGTAATtggaattattattttcttagtgTGCATACATAACGGTAATTCACTAGCTTAATTATTGTGCAccaaacataatataatataattgtatatgtaaCTCTCTGTCTTTGAAAAGTTTAAGATATTAGTACatactttgttgagaatatttttattgtgtttcttttattctatatttatttgtgcatGTTAACCACAAagtgacaatatttttttaaggctCAATGGTGAGTCATATTATATTTGACTTATTATGCCATTGATTGAGGGTAAGACGAAGGATTCAAGTCCTATCGCACCAAGAGGGTAATACATCGGGTGAGAGTCCTGGTGCATCATGATAATAAAACGTTGGGTTGGGTCCCAACAAATAATGACCTAAAATGCCTTATTATGGGTAAGACGTTGGATTCAAGTCCCATCATTATATAATGACGATGTAACAATGATTGAGCAAATTGATATGCTCTTGataaaagtcatgaaatttgTCCAATTAATTTGCTCCATTCTTTTATGTCAATGTGGAAGCAGGACATAATGTGCCTAAAAATGACAAGTGGTCaaatgtatgaatatgagtgtggtaaaatgttaatggtcaattgtggtaattaaaaggaagaacattatgggttcttaagatggtccttcaaatgtgaagatAATTTTGGGccatcaaagtggtatgaaaggttattgggcacattgttgttggtgcaatccaatttgaaaagttttgaaaatcctccatcaaaacaaagaaatacaAAGTGGTAGTACATTTGACCTTTTAAAGGGATGTTGAGGTGggtcacataaatttgataaagtCAAAGCATGACAAcgagtttttaataaaaatttatggagcatgtacaaatggttatggtccacttcttgaagagaatgtgacttgtgttCGTATGGATAATGACATGTTCATCTATGGTTGGATAAATGTCACATCTCACCTCTATGGGAGGTTTGagatattgaaaaatataatatattttgacataaattgtcattttggtcatatactttgagtactacacaattattgtggtatgttttattatgaactattggaggacaaaagaaagaaataattcttttctataaaagttgtggtcatgaccaaaataaatgttgtgtggcaacacaaatttgCCATTGATTGTCAAGAAATAAGTACAtcataattttaaccatgacaataataataattttctccttggaggagatggtcaccataagaatggtgttgtgaaatttgtggcAATACACAAACTTAATTAAGAGTTTCGGAAGAactaatttgttactatccataaatgaaaatagttcataatattgaggttgtagtaagtctcaaaagaaactttttaagtttcggaGGAAttgcaaaaaaattattatattgagactgtaaagtattgaaagattaaatatcttcagattactacaatcaaaacgggttatgaatatttacataaaaggttACCTGCCTTTCTCTTGTTTGTTGTATACAAATATAGGCATGATGAtgaaatcacatgcaaaagtaaactagaagtttactagaataaatatcagttggcataaCTGGTTGACCATTTCGGTTCAAATGCATGTGATGCAAAAGAATTGAAAATTCATGTGgttatatgttgaagaaataaaagattcttcaagaattttcttgtgttgcttgttctcatgaAAAAATGATTATTGTACCAACTAAGGTTGGGATTGAATCCCctgaaattatttggaacatataaaaaggtgaatatgagCCCATTCACCTGCCATGTGGATTGcttactattatgatttaataaatgcatctatggtatggtAACATGTGCATTTGcatcaacttacaaattggtttttgtaaggttgtttgctcaaattgttaaattaagagcacagtTTCAAACTATTAATATTGGTTAGTTTAGCAGAAATTGTTTGCCTCCTATTATAGCTAGACCActgattatgagaacaaatctctcaaataaaatttggtatgagatgagtttatttaacatgtatgcatcaagtcaacaaggttctcccatcacaattggttccgggtcaggaaccaaataatttccgtctaaaaatttgatgtgtgcaCATATAGTTTTATTGCTCCAGCATGcacaaagatggatccccaaatgaggttggggtaaatgttagattttctaacattagggggagatatgTTTAGCAGCTGAAACTTATGTGTGgggtgaattatctagatcctcgttaaaaaaaattgtgaacttgaagttcaagagataattcatttgtaaaatgttgcaaataagttgcCAGATGTATTTACTGACCCAATATTTTCATTAAGCTGGAAATGCTCCAATAAATAGTCCTTGAAGGACGGAGTCTATGGTACGCCGGAAGCGTGATAGATCAATCGATTCCAAACGTAAAACTCCTTGATGAAGGAGaggagcaaattatcaaaatggtcatgataatgaggtatgtgctttgaaagagcactatgacataacacttcataaacCTTGGCAAAGATTCAAgtacctgaaaatgatgaaaaatgaagagatctcgataAGTTATGTCGTATTGGAATCGAGTCAAATGACCGTCGAcggtatctttgatatgaagtagcactcAATGCTATAAGTGATTACGAGGATCTTAAATTTGAATCTGTCATATAATGTGGAAAGATGAATGATTGGCCAAATAAAAtgcactattcaagtatattttatttcacttagaaaagtgatgtt
Protein-coding regions in this window:
- the LOC125859826 gene encoding probable protein kinase At2g41970; this encodes MICCGGAEEDSYINGPPVNQNTAPPRAGNPYGGGKGGGSERGEPRSAAKSGAPQKVLPIEVPEMSLVELNRLTGNFGKKTLIGEGSYGRVFCAKLSNGQQAAIKKLDTTSSPEPDSDFTAQLSMVSRLKHEHFVTLLGCCLAANNRILVYEFATMGSLHDVLHGRKGVQGAEPGPVLTWNQRVKIAYGAARGLEYLHEKVQPPIKHRDVRSSNVLLFDDFTAKIADFNLTNQCSDTAARLHSTRVLGTFGYHAPEYAMTGQITQKSDVYSFGVVLLELLTGRKPVDHTMPKGQQSLVTWATPRLSEDKVKQCVDPKLNNEYPPKAIAKMAAVAALCVQYEADFRPNMTIVVKALQPLLNAKPAGAEPHA